A part of Phosphitispora fastidiosa genomic DNA contains:
- a CDS encoding InlB B-repeat-containing protein produces the protein MNYYKRSLEIYGKFFFGCLALVIAVLTFLPVQVSAAEIYDVDILLNGNCANGFNNWEGDTGSFISDTSANLGLDPSPDATDPAGWCFTFYPGAAAAASLSQTVSLTDYAVNISNGAVNLELSGYVSRYKAVSANKIRIQLLDNSGVLISGEEYETVGSTADTDVSWEQKTINISSIHPNTRSVKVILEATINVSPDVIADYIQYDGIQLKLHEVPTYTVTYDGNSNTGGAVPTDATSYHNGDTATVMGNTGSLVRTGYTFAGWNTAANGSGTSYTGGDTFAIGTSNVTLYAQWTVVDYTVTYNGNTNTGGSVPTDGNTYNITDTVTVLGNTGSLVKAGYTFAGWNTAANGSGTSYTGGDTFAMGSSNVTLYAQWTENTYTVTYDGNSNTGGAVPTDATSYHNGDTATVLGNTGSLVRTGYTFAGWNTAANGSGTSYTGGDTFAIGTSNVTLYAQWTAVDYTVTYNGNTNTGGSVPTDGNTYNITDTVIVLGNTGSLVKTGYTFAGWNTAANGSGTSYTGGDTFAMGSSNVTLYAQWTENTYTVTYDGNSNTGGAVPTDATSYHNGDTATVLGNTGSLVRTGYAFAGWNTAANGSGTSYTGGDTFAMGSSNVTLYAQWRKNSSGGSTTPTPTIDTKTEVVVDGQVELAGTTTNELVNGETVTTVTVDESILEKILNTEGSNITVQIPISGNSDVNVGELTGKVIKTMETKGAVLEIQTQTVKYTIPASEINIDNVLAELGGEVEHKDVKISIKIAQSPKDTVRIIEDTANKNNYQIVVKPIDFQITSSSGEKTVNVSEFNGFVERTVAIPDGIDPSKITTGIVLNEDGTFSHVPTQVIVIDGKCYAKINSLTNSTYGVIWNPREFIDVRDHWAKDAVNDMGSRLVIGGIGNDMFAPDRDITRAEFAAIIVRALGLKPGTENNPFTDIKTADWYYEHVQIAYEYGIVSGFGNSKFGPMDKITREQAMTMIFRAMNITGLKVEIIDETESVLAEYVDGTTAANWAKESIAACVKTQIVSGKNGSIIAPRENITRAEVAIMVSRLLQKSNLI, from the coding sequence ATGAATTATTACAAGAGAAGTTTGGAAATTTACGGTAAATTTTTCTTCGGTTGTTTAGCTTTGGTAATAGCGGTACTTACATTTTTGCCAGTACAGGTAAGTGCAGCGGAAATTTATGATGTGGATATACTCTTAAACGGTAATTGTGCCAATGGGTTCAATAACTGGGAGGGGGATACCGGAAGTTTTATTTCAGACACATCAGCTAATCTTGGATTGGATCCAAGTCCTGATGCGACTGATCCGGCAGGCTGGTGCTTTACTTTTTATCCAGGAGCGGCGGCAGCTGCATCTCTTTCACAGACAGTATCATTGACAGATTATGCTGTAAATATTTCAAATGGAGCAGTTAATCTTGAATTATCCGGATATGTTTCAAGATATAAAGCAGTATCTGCCAATAAAATAAGAATACAGTTACTGGACAATAGTGGAGTTCTTATTTCAGGGGAGGAATATGAAACTGTTGGAAGCACTGCCGATACGGATGTTTCATGGGAGCAAAAAACTATTAATATATCATCAATTCATCCAAACACGCGAAGTGTAAAAGTGATTCTGGAAGCTACAATAAACGTTTCGCCGGATGTAATAGCAGATTATATCCAGTATGATGGTATCCAACTTAAGTTACATGAAGTACCTACCTATACAGTAACTTATGATGGCAACAGCAACACCGGGGGTGCGGTACCCACTGATGCTACCAGCTACCATAATGGCGACACTGCAACCGTCATGGGAAATACGGGAAGCCTTGTCAGGACAGGATATACTTTTGCGGGCTGGAATACGGCGGCCAATGGGAGCGGTACGAGCTACACCGGGGGAGACACCTTTGCCATAGGCACCAGTAATGTCACCCTGTATGCCCAGTGGACAGTCGTGGATTACACCGTGACCTATAATGGCAATACAAATACAGGCGGTTCGGTGCCCACAGATGGCAATACATATAACATCACAGATACAGTTACCGTCCTGGGGAATACCGGAAGCCTGGTCAAGGCAGGCTACACCTTTGCAGGCTGGAATACAGCGGCTAATGGGAGCGGTACCAGCTACACCGGGGGAGACACCTTTGCCATGGGCAGCAGCAATGTCACCCTGTATGCCCAGTGGACCGAAAATACCTATACAGTAACTTATGACGGCAACAGCAACACCGGGGGTGCGGTACCCACTGATGCTACCAGCTACCATAATGGCGACACTGCAACCGTCCTGGGAAATACGGGAAGCCTTGTCAGGACAGGATATACTTTTGCGGGCTGGAATACGGCGGCCAATGGGAGCGGTACCAGCTACACCGGGGGAGACACCTTTGCCATAGGCACCAGTAATGTCACCTTATATGCCCAGTGGACAGCCGTGGATTACACCGTGACCTATAATGGCAATACAAATACAGGCGGTTCGGTGCCCACAGATGGCAATACATATAATATTACGGATACAGTCATCGTACTGGGGAATACCGGCTCCCTGGTGAAAACAGGCTACACCTTTGCAGGCTGGAATACAGCGGCTAATGGGAGCGGTACCAGCTACACCGGAGGAGACACCTTTGCCATGGGCAGCAGCAATGTCACCCTGTATGCCCAGTGGACCGAAAATACCTATACAGTAACTTATGACGGCAACAGCAACACCGGGGGTGCGGTACCCACTGATGCTACCAGCTACCATAATGGCGACACTGCAACCGTCCTGGGAAATACGGGAAGCCTTGTCAGGACAGGATATGCTTTTGCGGGCTGGAATACAGCGGCTAATGGGAGCGGTACCAGCTACACCGGGGGAGACACCTTTGCCATGGGCAGCAGCAATGTCACCCTGTATGCCCAGTGGAGAAAAAATAGTTCCGGAGGCTCAACAACACCGACACCAACTATAGATACCAAAACCGAGGTAGTCGTTGACGGTCAAGTGGAATTGGCCGGAACAACCACAAATGAATTAGTAAATGGAGAGACTGTAACAACTGTTACTGTAGATGAAAGCATTCTTGAAAAAATTCTTAATACCGAGGGCAGCAACATTACAGTTCAAATTCCCATCAGCGGTAACTCCGACGTTAATGTAGGAGAGCTTACCGGAAAGGTTATAAAGACTATGGAAACAAAAGGTGCTGTCTTGGAGATACAGACACAAACAGTAAAATACACTATTCCTGCATCGGAAATTAATATAGATAATGTGTTAGCAGAATTGGGAGGAGAGGTTGAGCACAAAGACGTGAAAATAAGCATAAAAATAGCCCAGTCTCCTAAGGACACTGTACGCATCATTGAAGACACTGCAAATAAGAACAACTACCAGATAGTCGTAAAACCCATAGACTTTCAAATAACGTCCAGCAGCGGAGAAAAGACGGTCAATGTTTCCGAATTCAACGGGTTTGTTGAAAGAACCGTTGCCATACCGGATGGTATAGACCCCTCAAAGATAACAACGGGTATTGTACTAAATGAGGACGGAACTTTCTCCCATGTGCCTACCCAGGTGATTGTTATTGATGGAAAATGTTACGCCAAAATCAACAGCCTGACCAACAGCACTTATGGCGTTATATGGAACCCCAGAGAATTCATAGATGTTAGGGACCACTGGGCCAAAGACGCTGTCAATGATATGGGTTCGAGGCTTGTCATCGGCGGTATTGGTAATGATATGTTTGCACCTGACCGTGATATTACCAGGGCAGAATTTGCGGCAATAATTGTAAGAGCACTAGGACTGAAGCCAGGAACGGAGAATAATCCATTTACTGATATAAAAACTGCCGATTGGTATTATGAACATGTACAAATTGCTTACGAGTATGGTATAGTATCAGGTTTTGGCAACAGCAAGTTTGGCCCTATGGACAAAATTACCCGTGAGCAGGCAATGACTATGATATTCAGAGCTATGAACATTACGGGATTAAAAGTAGAAATAATTGATGAAACAGAAAGTGTACTTGCTGAATATGTGGATGGAACCACAGCGGCAAACTGGGCCAAAGAAAGTATTGCTGCATGTGTAAAGACACAAATTGTATCCGGTAAAAATGGCAGTATTATTGCTCCCCGGGAGAATATTACCAGAGCAGAAGTTGCAATAATGGTAAGCAGACTTTTACAAAAATCGAATCTGATTTAA
- a CDS encoding Uma2 family endonuclease, whose amino-acid sequence MADNNELITAHVLADTLNLAVDTIWRYTREKKIPCVDLGNKQYRYRYADVIKALAGSTVQENAARYEIDPTKKYTYQDYLELPEEPGYRFEVLEGVLVRDPSPNVMHQRVSRRLQRILEDYFWKADPGGEIFNAPLDVTFQDITVVQPDVFYIAGEQKPIVKKKRIDGPPKLVVEVMSPSTGRKDRLTKMRIYRNIQVLHYWLVNPDEKSLECFFLKDGIYALAASGMDEEVVEHPDFPELVIDLGALWQTY is encoded by the coding sequence TGGCTGATACTTTAAACCTGGCTGTTGACACAATCTGGAGATACACCCGAGAGAAAAAAATCCCCTGCGTGGACCTGGGCAATAAACAATACCGTTACCGTTATGCCGATGTAATTAAAGCGCTGGCCGGGTCAACCGTTCAGGAAAATGCGGCCAGGTATGAGATCGACCCCACTAAAAAGTATACTTATCAGGATTACCTGGAACTCCCGGAAGAACCAGGATACCGGTTCGAGGTTCTCGAAGGGGTTTTGGTCAGGGACCCGTCACCCAATGTTATGCACCAGAGGGTATCCCGCCGGCTGCAGCGAATTTTGGAAGACTACTTTTGGAAGGCTGACCCCGGTGGCGAAATTTTCAATGCACCATTGGATGTAACGTTTCAGGATATTACTGTTGTCCAGCCAGATGTGTTCTATATTGCGGGGGAACAAAAACCAATCGTAAAGAAAAAACGTATTGACGGCCCTCCAAAACTGGTGGTTGAAGTAATGTCTCCTTCAACCGGTCGCAAAGACAGGCTGACAAAGATGCGGATTTACCGGAATATCCAGGTCCTGCACTATTGGCTGGTGAACCCGGACGAAAAAAGTCTGGAATGTTTTTTTCTGAAGGATGGCATATATGCCCTTGCTGCATCCGGAATGGATGAAGAGGTTGTCGAACACCCGGATTTTCCCGAGTTGGTTATTGACTTAGGGGCCTTGTGGCAGACTTATTAA
- a CDS encoding copper amine oxidase N-terminal domain-containing protein: protein MKKLILLLSVFLLCGSFIGFPVLAHAAEVNLIETANQMNDLGKSGQYEGCIKLADEMLAKDLLIMEAYRNKSNCYFEMGRTREALDTLAEQLKLNHNNQLALYNAACAGAKLGEKDQAINYLKRLLALNISDKIAIRQDSDFNAIRQTPEFQNFIGISVRVGGELLDLDVQPLISEGRTMVPMRAIFEALGAQVSWDGNARTVTANKDGTTIVLTIDKKLSKINGTNKDLDVAPFLKDGRTLVPVRFISEALGAEVNWDADNQLVEILTDKPKGIGADYEAVKKELDNLITVSVVDGLWPEPYNLYATEGMTLIIAKDKKALDLMDSLDDPLRARYMYETAYDNFALVIGCEIVKMKFIYDGKVYYSGDMYSKQEGEGIELTYYSKGLPINVVKQYKGVLDYKDFYQLPIEEQITSQIDD, encoded by the coding sequence ATGAAAAAATTGATTCTTTTGTTATCGGTTTTTCTATTATGTGGTTCCTTTATCGGTTTTCCTGTTCTGGCACATGCGGCTGAAGTTAATTTGATTGAAACAGCTAACCAGATGAATGACCTGGGTAAAAGTGGTCAGTATGAAGGATGTATCAAACTGGCAGATGAGATGCTGGCAAAAGATCTATTAATTATGGAAGCTTATCGGAATAAGTCTAATTGTTATTTTGAAATGGGCAGGACCAGAGAAGCATTGGATACATTAGCGGAACAACTTAAACTAAACCACAACAACCAACTGGCTCTTTATAATGCAGCATGTGCCGGTGCCAAACTGGGGGAAAAAGATCAGGCAATTAATTATTTGAAACGGCTTTTAGCTTTGAATATCAGCGATAAAATTGCCATTCGGCAAGACAGCGACTTTAATGCCATTAGACAGACACCGGAATTCCAGAATTTTATTGGTATCAGTGTCCGAGTCGGAGGGGAACTGCTTGATTTGGACGTGCAGCCGTTAATTTCAGAAGGAAGAACCATGGTTCCTATGCGTGCAATTTTTGAGGCTCTTGGGGCACAGGTTTCATGGGACGGAAATGCCCGAACTGTTACCGCCAACAAAGACGGAACTACCATTGTTCTCACAATAGATAAAAAACTGTCTAAAATAAACGGCACAAACAAAGACTTGGATGTGGCTCCTTTTTTAAAGGATGGCAGAACACTGGTGCCGGTGAGATTTATCTCTGAAGCTCTTGGCGCTGAGGTTAACTGGGATGCAGATAATCAATTGGTAGAAATTTTAACTGATAAACCCAAGGGAATAGGCGCCGACTACGAAGCAGTTAAAAAGGAGTTGGACAATCTGATTACCGTATCGGTAGTTGATGGATTATGGCCTGAACCGTATAATCTCTATGCAACCGAAGGGATGACCCTAATTATTGCCAAGGATAAGAAGGCATTGGACTTAATGGATTCTTTGGACGACCCCTTAAGGGCCCGGTATATGTATGAAACTGCATATGATAATTTTGCATTAGTTATAGGGTGTGAAATAGTAAAGATGAAATTTATCTATGACGGTAAAGTATATTATTCGGGAGATATGTATTCTAAACAAGAGGGAGAAGGGATTGAACTGACGTATTATTCCAAAGGGTTACCGATAAATGTGGTAAAGCAGTATAAGGGGGTTTTAGATTATAAGGACTTCTATCAACTCCCTATAGAAGAACAAATCACTTCTCAAATCGATGATTAA